Proteins encoded in a region of the Streptomyces akebiae genome:
- a CDS encoding LmeA family phospholipid-binding protein has protein sequence MRSPHRTDPHQMSDDRSDAPRNPYEELGALDDGPLEVTSLEEFFDEDTTGRGGEEEQEPQWAPPVHRRGGRRRRGRFAGLPLAVKAVVGLVVLAAFAGLADRWAVLYAEHRAADALEDRLDLAAAPEVEIGGFPFLTQLAHKRLDSVRLTVPDVAADRVSLAKVSATAHDIRLDAEGLTTMRGAHVPRLDGDVLLSFADLNRELGASQVKFTGEGRDRVRARGTLPVAGRDLRLRAEATIQRQGERGIATEIGGMRLDIGDVATYRPGTRASDGLHLTPKASAELARETRRAKALLSVPAIVRRLGMSDAAAREALADEGELAELTGSPRFARRAQSLNLIDLALENPAVLRALGIDADLLDALSRLTRPALADRLSLSFELPEPERGNVRLRDVRVEEDGIRVRLTGSQLAFGDR, from the coding sequence ATGCGCTCCCCCCACCGCACAGATCCGCATCAGATGTCCGACGATCGCTCCGACGCGCCGCGCAACCCCTACGAGGAGCTCGGCGCCCTCGACGACGGTCCTCTGGAAGTGACCTCCCTGGAGGAGTTCTTCGACGAGGACACCACCGGACGCGGCGGCGAGGAGGAGCAGGAGCCGCAGTGGGCTCCGCCGGTGCATCGGCGGGGCGGCCGGCGGCGCCGGGGACGGTTCGCCGGGCTGCCGCTCGCGGTGAAGGCGGTCGTGGGACTGGTCGTTCTCGCCGCGTTCGCCGGCCTCGCGGACCGGTGGGCGGTGCTGTACGCGGAACACCGGGCCGCGGACGCCCTGGAGGACCGGCTGGACCTGGCCGCGGCGCCCGAGGTGGAGATCGGCGGTTTCCCCTTCCTCACCCAACTCGCCCACAAGCGGCTGGACTCGGTGCGGCTGACCGTGCCGGACGTCGCGGCCGACCGGGTGTCGCTGGCGAAGGTGTCGGCGACGGCCCATGACATACGGCTGGACGCCGAGGGTCTCACGACCATGCGCGGCGCCCACGTTCCGCGTCTCGACGGCGACGTACTGCTGTCCTTCGCCGATCTCAACCGCGAACTCGGCGCTTCCCAGGTGAAGTTCACCGGCGAGGGCCGTGACCGGGTCCGGGCGCGTGGCACCCTGCCGGTCGCCGGACGTGATCTGCGGCTGCGCGCCGAGGCCACGATCCAGCGGCAGGGCGAGCGGGGCATCGCCACGGAGATCGGCGGCATGCGCCTGGACATCGGGGACGTCGCCACGTACCGCCCCGGCACGCGCGCCTCGGACGGTCTGCATCTGACACCGAAGGCCTCCGCCGAACTCGCCCGGGAGACCCGAAGGGCGAAGGCACTGCTGTCGGTGCCGGCGATCGTACGGCGGCTGGGAATGTCGGACGCCGCCGCCCGCGAGGCCCTCGCCGACGAGGGCGAACTCGCCGAACTGACCGGATCCCCGCGCTTCGCCCGTCGGGCCCAGAGCCTCAACCTCATCGATCTGGCCCTGGAGAACCCCGCCGTACTGCGCGCTCTGGGCATCGACGCCGACCTCCTCGACGCCCTGTCCCGGCTCACCCGGCCCGCCCTCGCCGACCGGCTGTCCCTCTCCTTCGAACTGCCGGAACCCGAGCGCGGGAACGTGCGGCTGCGTGACGTACGCGTGGAGGAGGACGGCATCCGGGTCCGGCTCACCGGGTCGCAACTGGCCTTCGGCGACAGGTGA
- a CDS encoding cytochrome P450, which translates to MDTEAGPGSLPHAPATGWPVPEAEPGLVARWRSDGGELLDLLTLVRERLGGVAAFRLGPTPTVLVTDPQAVRHVLALRPERYVKRSHRARLLIGDGVLAADGAAWKRQRRLLQSQFTGPGMRRYEQRITAAARTTSARWETYARTGQTFDVGQEMRRFALDTIWRSLTGHPLDDETQRELAAVETVGAALPTLPADAGEARDAVADDLARIDAVARRAIDAARGGAAGPHGPGLLHVLTDASTEHPEYTDQLIRDEFVTLLAAGHETTATTLTWLHLLLDRHPEARAQALAAGDEGSTERRQAVQALIHETLRLYPSAWILARHAAEDDVLAGHLIEAGSDLLVCPYLTHRDPALWPDPERFDPRRFTSPGGRPTHPGAYFPFGIGPRACLGLQFALREATVLLERLLPHAPVFHSVPPKAVHGITVRPDGPTPAGLKPPRD; encoded by the coding sequence ATGGACACCGAAGCCGGTCCCGGCTCTCTTCCGCACGCTCCCGCGACGGGGTGGCCCGTCCCGGAGGCCGAGCCGGGGCTGGTGGCGCGGTGGCGGTCGGACGGCGGTGAACTGCTCGATCTGCTGACGCTGGTGCGTGAACGGCTCGGCGGGGTCGCGGCGTTCCGCCTCGGGCCGACTCCCACCGTCCTCGTCACCGACCCGCAGGCGGTCCGGCACGTCCTCGCCCTGCGGCCGGAGCGCTACGTCAAACGCTCGCACCGCGCCCGGCTGCTGATCGGCGACGGTGTCCTGGCCGCCGACGGTGCGGCGTGGAAGCGGCAACGCCGACTGCTGCAGTCCCAGTTCACCGGTCCCGGGATGCGCCGCTACGAGCAGCGGATCACCGCCGCCGCCCGCACCACCTCGGCACGCTGGGAGACGTACGCACGCACCGGGCAGACCTTCGACGTCGGCCAGGAGATGCGCCGCTTCGCCCTGGACACCATCTGGCGTTCCCTCACCGGCCACCCCCTCGACGACGAGACGCAGCGCGAACTGGCGGCCGTGGAAACCGTGGGGGCCGCCCTGCCCACCCTGCCCGCCGACGCCGGCGAGGCCCGGGACGCCGTCGCCGACGACCTCGCACGGATCGACGCGGTCGCCCGGCGCGCCATCGACGCCGCCCGCGGCGGCGCGGCGGGCCCGCACGGTCCGGGACTGCTGCACGTGCTGACCGACGCCTCCACCGAGCACCCCGAGTACACCGACCAGCTGATCCGCGACGAGTTCGTCACCCTGCTGGCGGCCGGACACGAAACCACCGCCACCACCCTGACCTGGCTCCACCTGCTCCTCGACCGGCACCCGGAAGCACGCGCACAGGCACTCGCCGCCGGAGACGAGGGTTCCACGGAGCGCCGCCAGGCGGTCCAGGCCCTGATCCACGAGACGCTCCGCTTGTATCCGTCCGCCTGGATCCTGGCCCGCCACGCCGCCGAGGACGACGTCCTGGCCGGTCACCTCATCGAGGCGGGCTCCGACCTCCTGGTCTGCCCGTACCTCACCCATCGCGACCCCGCCCTGTGGCCGGACCCCGAGCGCTTCGACCCTCGGCGCTTCACCTCCCCGGGCGGCCGCCCCACCCACCCGGGCGCGTACTTTCCTTTCGGTATCGGGCCCCGCGCCTGCCTCGGCCTCCAGTTCGCACTGCGCGAGGCGACCGTTCTCCTCGAACGACTGCTGCCGCACGCCCCGGTCTTCCACTCCGTGCCCCCGAAGGCCGTCCACGGCATCACGGTCCGCCCCGACGGCCCCACGCCCGCCGGCCTGAAACCGCCACGGGACTGA
- a CDS encoding M15 family metallopeptidase, producing MSEIILMNDPRVAGVPVHESDEPLVDMRELSFLRVDARLADPAGTYALLREGAAWRLARAARLLPEGLRLLVTEGYRPLALQQSHFERYVAELRASHPDWSESYLRSRASRSLSPPELGPHVAGAAVDLTLCTTAGAELDLGTPVNASPEENDGACRTSAADITATARRNRRTLSAALTTAGLTHHPTQWWHWSYGDRYWALRTGAQAALYGPADA from the coding sequence ATGTCAGAGATCATCCTCATGAACGACCCCCGCGTGGCCGGCGTCCCGGTCCACGAGTCCGATGAACCCCTGGTGGACATGCGGGAGTTGTCCTTCCTCCGCGTCGACGCCCGGCTCGCCGATCCGGCGGGAACCTACGCCCTGCTGCGCGAGGGGGCCGCGTGGCGGCTGGCGCGTGCCGCCCGGCTGCTCCCCGAGGGACTGCGCCTGCTGGTCACGGAGGGCTACCGCCCCCTCGCCCTGCAACAGAGCCACTTCGAACGGTACGTGGCCGAGCTGCGCGCCTCGCACCCCGACTGGTCCGAGTCGTATCTGCGGTCCCGGGCGAGCCGTTCGCTGTCGCCGCCGGAGCTCGGCCCGCACGTCGCGGGCGCCGCCGTCGATCTGACCCTGTGCACCACCGCGGGCGCCGAACTCGACCTGGGTACTCCGGTGAACGCGAGCCCCGAGGAGAACGACGGCGCCTGCCGCACGTCCGCCGCGGACATCACCGCCACCGCCCGCCGCAACCGCCGTACGCTGTCCGCCGCGCTCACCACGGCCGGTCTCACCCACCACCCCACGCAGTGGTGGCACTGGTCCTACGGCGACCGGTACTGGGCCCTGCGCACCGGCGCGCAGGCGGCCCTCTACGGCCCGGCCGACGCCTGA
- a CDS encoding CHAP domain-containing protein → MSSTIKIDTTKPAAAGSSARRAAALLLISALAGGALTAEAASAATASPRSSSAAAAVSLQSAIKTKAQQQVNLSPRNREMAGNCNYYSAVATAPKSGSVGNCKKVGGLQWRTNNWCADFVRYVWKNAGARQKGTDAFAGSFYRARKSIGTWHARGSYVPKVGDAVLYDWDGGTPSLGNNGWDVDHIGIVIGYNPKTKALTTVEGNTTRKGNGGTEGVYQRTRYNTKAGDVVGYVTPKK, encoded by the coding sequence ATGTCCAGCACCATCAAGATCGACACCACCAAGCCCGCCGCGGCCGGGTCGTCGGCACGACGTGCCGCCGCTCTGCTGCTGATCTCGGCCCTCGCGGGCGGAGCGCTGACCGCGGAGGCGGCCTCGGCCGCGACGGCGTCACCGCGGTCGTCCTCCGCCGCGGCGGCGGTCTCGCTCCAGAGCGCCATCAAGACCAAGGCGCAGCAGCAGGTGAACCTCTCGCCGCGCAACCGTGAGATGGCCGGCAACTGCAACTACTACAGCGCCGTCGCCACCGCCCCGAAGAGCGGGTCGGTCGGCAACTGCAAGAAGGTCGGCGGGCTGCAGTGGCGCACCAACAACTGGTGCGCCGACTTCGTCCGCTACGTCTGGAAGAACGCCGGCGCCCGCCAGAAGGGCACCGACGCCTTCGCCGGCTCCTTCTACCGGGCCCGCAAGTCCATCGGCACCTGGCACGCCCGGGGCTCCTACGTCCCGAAGGTCGGCGACGCGGTGCTCTACGACTGGGACGGCGGTACGCCGAGCCTCGGGAACAACGGCTGGGACGTCGACCACATCGGCATCGTCATCGGCTACAACCCCAAGACCAAGGCTCTGACGACCGTCGAGGGGAACACCACCAGGAAGGGCAACGGCGGTACCGAGGGCGTCTACCAGCGCACCCGGTACAACACCAAGGCCGGTGACGTCGTCGGCTACGTGACGCCCAAGAAGTAG
- a CDS encoding AfsR/SARP family transcriptional regulator, producing MSLEYRLLGPVEVWSGGRRLPLGGPKPRALLAALLLRPGRVVSAGTLIDTVWGDEPPDSARALVQTYVSGLRRALPAGAEGIETRPPGYLLRVDGDRDRLDLRDFERLTAAGRDRAAIGDHRGASELLGQALELWRGSALGGVGRALRVEAERLEEARQAALEDRISADLAAPGREQHLVAELTALVGTHPTRERLRGHLMLTLYRLGRQADALAAYAEGRAVLADELGIDPGPALRQLHEAILRSDPGLMPPTAPARERPSRTEGPPHPAPGSPDRAGVAHRPRSVGHPESAQPLDDAQRLGDPDRLASPHRPAAVHRPGPVHHTDGSRRPDPARRPDGSRPHPSSVGSVGDAGSPGGPAPTRSGPLPRAALLPPAIGDFTGREGQLAEVSALLTGRRDAMPVAVVSGPGGVGKSAFAVQVAHRVAADYPDGQLYAELHGFSDPVPPAEVLARLLRAMGTEPPEGPAERGDLFRSLLARRRVLLVLDDAGSEAQVRPLLPGGASCGVLITSRARLAGLDGAARTGLDVLDAELGSELLARIAGDEHVRSDPDAARRIVALCGGLPLALRIAGARLATRRHWTPRMLADRLADERRRLDELTVGDLEVRTGLGLSYDALDAPGRTALRRLGLLGAPDVAVWTVAALLDLPDTEDAENVVDRLIDAQLLHFTGVDRAGQPRFGLHDLVRVYAAERAEAEEPRAERAAALGRALGAWLWLTARATAAGPSGEVVLQDPSTLWPVGERAAEQVLADPTAWFEAEAGAIAAAVERAAAMDLHALAREAAVTLCSSAYIVNSRFDSWSRTHEAALAAVRRAEDRAGEALLLIGLGQLRYEQDDFTESVDHYRQAVRLCAELGDTRGHAAALAGLGGTYREQGRLRDAARELTRAIDDFGRLDDTAGLGLACRLAGSVHLELGEYATARVLVDESLAAYRRLGSRRGEALALRTYGLLHRALGEYAAAEELSGQALAILQRFGDRLMSAYAAQARAKARLRLGRTREAAADLAGLLDVCRAYGDRWGEALLRRTLGECATAEGRFTEAEAHLTESVALWDILRLPLPRARTLRSLAELRDRLGDEKGARALWEEAVEVFTAYEVHEARESLQEGPSRTSRRPEGKL from the coding sequence GTGAGCCTGGAGTACCGACTGCTCGGCCCGGTGGAAGTCTGGTCCGGTGGACGCCGTCTTCCGCTCGGCGGGCCCAAACCCCGCGCGCTGCTGGCCGCGTTGCTGCTGCGGCCGGGGCGGGTGGTCTCCGCCGGAACACTGATCGACACGGTCTGGGGCGACGAGCCACCGGACTCCGCACGCGCGCTCGTGCAGACGTACGTCTCCGGACTGCGGCGCGCTCTGCCAGCCGGAGCCGAGGGGATCGAGACGCGCCCGCCCGGCTATCTGCTGCGGGTGGACGGCGACCGGGACCGGCTCGACCTGCGGGACTTCGAGCGGCTCACGGCGGCGGGGCGCGACCGGGCGGCCATCGGTGATCACCGGGGCGCCTCCGAACTGCTGGGACAGGCGCTGGAGTTGTGGCGTGGATCGGCCCTCGGCGGAGTGGGCCGGGCGTTGCGTGTCGAGGCCGAGCGGTTGGAGGAGGCGCGTCAGGCCGCCCTGGAGGACCGGATCTCCGCCGACCTCGCCGCACCGGGCCGCGAACAGCACCTGGTCGCCGAGCTGACGGCGCTGGTCGGCACCCACCCCACGCGCGAACGGCTGCGCGGGCATCTGATGCTCACGCTCTACCGGCTGGGCCGCCAGGCCGACGCGCTCGCGGCGTACGCGGAGGGACGCGCCGTACTCGCCGACGAACTGGGCATCGACCCTGGACCGGCGTTACGTCAGTTGCACGAGGCGATCCTGCGGTCGGACCCGGGGCTGATGCCGCCCACCGCCCCGGCGCGGGAACGGCCCAGCCGGACGGAGGGACCGCCCCACCCGGCCCCGGGCAGCCCCGACCGGGCGGGCGTCGCACACCGTCCGCGTTCCGTGGGCCACCCGGAGTCCGCCCAGCCCCTCGACGACGCCCAGCGTCTCGGTGACCCCGACCGGCTCGCTTCCCCGCACCGACCGGCTGCCGTCCACAGGCCCGGACCCGTTCACCACACCGACGGCTCCCGCCGTCCCGATCCCGCCCGCCGTCCCGACGGCTCCCGGCCGCATCCCTCTTCCGTGGGGTCCGTCGGCGATGCCGGCAGCCCGGGCGGTCCGGCTCCGACGCGGTCCGGTCCCCTCCCGCGGGCCGCCCTTCTGCCGCCCGCCATCGGCGACTTCACCGGCCGGGAAGGGCAACTCGCCGAGGTATCGGCCCTGTTGACCGGTCGGCGTGACGCGATGCCGGTCGCGGTCGTCTCCGGGCCCGGCGGCGTCGGGAAGTCGGCGTTCGCCGTCCAGGTCGCGCACCGGGTCGCCGCCGACTACCCCGACGGCCAGCTCTACGCGGAACTGCACGGCTTCAGCGATCCGGTGCCACCCGCCGAGGTGCTGGCGCGGCTGCTGCGCGCGATGGGCACCGAGCCGCCCGAGGGCCCCGCCGAACGCGGCGACCTGTTCCGCAGTCTGCTCGCCCGACGTCGGGTGCTGCTGGTCCTCGACGACGCGGGCAGCGAGGCGCAGGTACGGCCGCTGCTGCCCGGCGGCGCGAGCTGCGGGGTGCTGATCACCTCCCGTGCCCGGCTGGCGGGCCTCGACGGCGCGGCCCGCACCGGACTCGACGTCCTGGACGCCGAGTTGGGCAGCGAACTGCTCGCCAGGATCGCCGGAGACGAGCACGTGCGCAGCGACCCCGACGCGGCGCGCCGCATCGTCGCCCTCTGCGGCGGACTGCCGCTGGCCCTGCGCATCGCGGGGGCCCGCCTCGCCACCCGCCGCCACTGGACACCTCGCATGCTCGCCGACCGACTCGCCGACGAACGCCGCCGCCTCGACGAACTCACCGTCGGCGACCTGGAGGTGCGTACCGGCCTCGGGCTCAGCTACGACGCACTCGACGCCCCGGGCCGTACCGCCCTGCGGCGCCTCGGTCTGCTCGGCGCGCCCGACGTGGCCGTTTGGACGGTGGCCGCGCTGCTGGACCTGCCGGACACCGAGGACGCCGAGAACGTCGTGGACCGGCTCATCGACGCGCAGTTGCTGCACTTCACCGGTGTCGACCGGGCCGGGCAGCCGCGCTTCGGACTGCACGACCTGGTCCGGGTGTACGCCGCCGAGCGGGCCGAGGCGGAGGAACCGCGCGCCGAGCGGGCCGCCGCCCTCGGGCGTGCGCTGGGCGCCTGGCTGTGGCTCACCGCACGGGCGACGGCCGCGGGGCCCTCCGGGGAGGTGGTGCTCCAGGACCCGAGCACCCTGTGGCCGGTCGGCGAGCGGGCCGCCGAACAGGTGCTGGCCGACCCGACCGCGTGGTTCGAGGCGGAGGCCGGGGCGATCGCCGCCGCCGTCGAGCGGGCCGCCGCCATGGATCTGCACGCCCTCGCCCGCGAGGCCGCGGTCACCCTGTGCTCGTCCGCCTACATCGTCAACAGCCGCTTCGACTCGTGGTCGCGTACCCATGAGGCCGCGCTGGCCGCCGTACGTCGCGCCGAGGACCGGGCCGGGGAGGCGCTGCTGCTCATCGGCCTCGGCCAACTCCGCTACGAGCAGGACGACTTCACCGAGTCCGTGGACCACTACCGGCAGGCCGTCCGGTTGTGTGCCGAACTCGGCGACACCCGGGGCCACGCGGCGGCCCTCGCGGGCCTGGGCGGCACCTACCGCGAACAGGGCCGGTTACGGGACGCGGCGCGCGAACTCACCCGTGCCATCGACGACTTCGGACGGCTCGACGACACCGCCGGGCTCGGCCTGGCCTGTCGTCTCGCCGGGTCGGTCCATCTCGAACTCGGCGAGTACGCCACCGCCCGTGTCCTCGTCGACGAGTCCCTGGCCGCCTACCGCCGACTCGGCAGCCGGCGTGGCGAGGCGCTCGCCCTGCGGACGTACGGCCTGCTGCACCGCGCGCTCGGCGAGTACGCGGCGGCCGAGGAACTCTCCGGGCAGGCCCTGGCGATCCTCCAGCGGTTCGGCGACCGTCTGATGAGCGCGTACGCCGCGCAGGCCCGTGCGAAGGCACGTCTCAGGCTCGGACGCACCCGGGAGGCGGCGGCGGACCTGGCCGGCCTGCTCGACGTGTGCCGGGCGTACGGCGACCGCTGGGGTGAGGCACTGCTCCGGCGCACCCTCGGCGAATGCGCCACGGCCGAGGGGCGGTTCACCGAGGCGGAGGCCCATCTCACCGAGTCCGTCGCCCTCTGGGACATCCTGCGGCTTCCGCTGCCCCGGGCCCGCACCCTGCGCTCCCTCGCGGAACTGCGGGACCGCCTCGGTGACGAGAAGGGGGCGCGGGCCCTGTGGGAGGAGGCCGTGGAGGTGTTCACCGCGTACGAGGTGCACGAGGCACGGGAGTCGCTTCAAGAAGGGCCCTCGAGGACGTCAAGAAGACCTGAAGGGAAGTTGTAG
- a CDS encoding acyl-CoA synthetase, whose protein sequence is MTTPEATRPHPRNSGLRVDLNPAAAVARNARYQGSSVVIRYPGGDLTYAELDDRAARLATVLAHGGTGDGDRVAHLGLNSSSFLVTLLAAHRLGAVFVPVNFRLAVAELEAVLVRCGATALVCEEGHRDMVDEIRDRTALTRFLLVDDDPEAPTAGAAGWEPWAPLLAAAPPTASVVVKSADDPAILMFTSGTTGTPKGVVLTHGNVWWNGVNVELQLDTRRGDVTYAAAPLFHIGTLNSFVLRTLVRGGTVVVGRGFDPRRCADDLVTHRVNSMFGVPQMFAALARQPGLFQRDLSRLRSIVVAGAPVPPSLIELYARHGVLLQQAWGLTETAPFATHLPVERTLEKIGSAGIPMPFTEVRVVDVVTNAPLGPGEPGEIVVRGPNVTAGYWNDPEATRAAFDKQGWFHSGDVGHLDEDGCLYIVDRLKNMIISGGENVYPAEVERVLAAMPGVVDVAVVGIPDERWGEAVQAVMSVDGTREITLEAVHAYTAGRLARYKLPGRLTIVPAVPRNASGKLDKAGVRRLVEEAD, encoded by the coding sequence GTGACCACCCCTGAAGCGACGAGACCCCACCCGCGCAACTCGGGCCTGCGGGTCGACCTCAACCCGGCCGCCGCCGTCGCACGCAACGCCCGCTACCAGGGTTCCTCTGTCGTCATCCGCTATCCGGGCGGTGACCTCACCTACGCCGAACTCGACGACCGGGCCGCCCGCCTGGCCACCGTCCTGGCGCACGGCGGCACCGGTGACGGAGACCGGGTCGCCCACCTCGGCCTCAACAGCAGTTCCTTCCTCGTCACCCTGCTGGCCGCCCACCGGCTCGGGGCCGTCTTCGTCCCGGTCAACTTCCGTCTGGCGGTGGCCGAGTTGGAGGCCGTCCTCGTCCGCTGCGGCGCCACCGCCCTCGTCTGCGAGGAGGGACACCGCGACATGGTCGACGAGATCCGCGACCGGACCGCCCTCACGCGGTTCCTCCTGGTGGACGACGACCCCGAGGCGCCGACCGCGGGGGCGGCGGGCTGGGAGCCCTGGGCGCCGCTCCTCGCCGCCGCCCCGCCCACGGCCTCCGTGGTCGTGAAGTCCGCCGACGACCCGGCGATCCTGATGTTCACCTCCGGCACCACCGGCACACCCAAGGGCGTCGTGCTCACCCACGGAAACGTCTGGTGGAACGGGGTGAACGTCGAACTGCAGCTCGACACCCGCCGCGGCGACGTCACCTACGCCGCCGCCCCGCTGTTCCACATCGGCACCCTGAACAGCTTCGTACTGCGGACCCTGGTGCGCGGGGGCACGGTGGTCGTCGGCCGCGGGTTCGACCCGCGGAGGTGCGCCGACGACCTGGTCACCCATCGGGTCAACTCCATGTTCGGCGTCCCCCAGATGTTCGCCGCCCTGGCGAGACAACCCGGTCTGTTCCAGCGGGACCTGAGCCGTCTGCGGTCGATCGTGGTCGCGGGCGCGCCGGTACCGCCGTCGCTCATCGAGCTCTACGCCCGGCACGGCGTCCTGCTCCAGCAGGCCTGGGGCCTGACCGAGACCGCGCCGTTCGCCACGCATCTGCCGGTGGAGCGCACCTTGGAGAAGATCGGCTCGGCGGGCATCCCCATGCCGTTCACCGAGGTCAGGGTGGTCGACGTGGTCACCAACGCCCCCCTCGGGCCGGGGGAACCGGGAGAGATCGTCGTGCGCGGCCCCAATGTCACCGCCGGTTACTGGAACGACCCCGAGGCCACCCGCGCCGCCTTCGACAAGCAGGGCTGGTTCCACTCGGGCGATGTCGGCCACCTGGACGAGGACGGCTGTCTGTACATCGTCGACCGGCTCAAAAACATGATCATCAGCGGTGGTGAGAACGTCTACCCCGCCGAGGTCGAGCGCGTCCTCGCCGCCATGCCGGGTGTCGTGGACGTCGCCGTCGTGGGCATCCCCGACGAACGGTGGGGCGAGGCAGTGCAGGCCGTCATGAGCGTGGACGGCACGAGGGAGATCACGCTGGAGGCCGTCCACGCCTACACGGCGGGCCGGCTGGCCCGGTACAAGCTGCCCGGGCGCCTGACCATCGTGCCGGCCGTCCCGAGGAACGCCTCCGGAAAGCTGGACAAGGCCGGCGTCCGGCGTCTGGTCGAAGAGGCGGACTGA
- a CDS encoding glycoside hydrolase family 5 protein, with amino-acid sequence MRPARSVPLVAALLLLGLVLTPTTARSAPAATAAPTPVAANGQLKVCGTKLCNQQGKTIQLRGMSTHGLQWYSQCVTSGSLNALATDWKADVLRVSMYIQEDGYETDPRRFTDLVHSAIEQATARGMYAIVDWHMLDPGDPHHNLARAKTFFSEIAQRHRDKNNLLYEIANEPSGVSWPRIKSYAEQLIPVIRAKDPDTPILVGTRAWSSLGVSEGADESEVVDNPVNAANIMYTFHFYAYSHRDKYLRTLARAADRIPVFVTEFGTQNYAGEGANDFAMSQRYLDLLAAKKISWVNWNFSDDQRSGAVFKQGTCAGNGPWAGTSSLKPAGVWIRDRVRTPDDF; translated from the coding sequence ATGAGACCGGCACGATCCGTTCCGCTCGTCGCCGCGCTGCTGCTCCTCGGCCTCGTCCTCACCCCCACGACCGCGCGGTCCGCCCCCGCCGCCACGGCGGCCCCGACCCCCGTCGCCGCCAACGGACAGCTCAAGGTGTGCGGCACCAAGCTCTGCAACCAGCAAGGAAAAACGATCCAGCTGCGCGGGATGAGCACGCACGGTCTGCAGTGGTACAGCCAGTGCGTCACCAGCGGCTCGCTCAACGCCCTCGCCACCGACTGGAAGGCGGACGTCCTGCGCGTCTCCATGTACATCCAGGAGGACGGCTACGAGACCGATCCGCGCCGCTTCACCGACCTGGTCCACTCGGCCATCGAGCAGGCCACGGCCCGGGGCATGTACGCCATCGTCGACTGGCACATGCTGGACCCGGGCGACCCGCACCACAACCTCGCCCGCGCCAAGACCTTCTTCTCCGAGATCGCCCAGCGCCACCGCGACAAGAACAACCTGCTGTACGAGATCGCGAACGAACCCAGCGGGGTGAGCTGGCCCCGCATCAAGAGCTACGCCGAACAGCTCATCCCTGTCATCAGGGCCAAGGACCCGGACACCCCGATCCTGGTCGGCACCCGCGCATGGTCCTCGCTCGGCGTGTCGGAGGGCGCGGACGAGTCCGAGGTGGTCGACAACCCGGTGAACGCGGCCAACATCATGTACACGTTCCACTTCTACGCGTACTCGCACCGGGACAAGTACCTGCGGACCCTTGCCCGCGCGGCCGACCGGATACCCGTCTTCGTCACCGAGTTCGGCACCCAGAACTACGCGGGTGAGGGCGCGAACGACTTCGCCATGTCGCAGCGCTATCTCGATCTCCTGGCGGCCAAGAAGATCAGCTGGGTCAATTGGAACTTCTCCGACGACCAGCGCAGTGGCGCCGTCTTCAAGCAGGGCACCTGCGCCGGCAACGGACCGTGGGCCGGCACGTCCTCCCTCAAGCCCGCGGGCGTCTGGATCCGCGACCGCGTCAGGACACCGGACGACTTCTGA
- a CDS encoding UTP--glucose-1-phosphate uridylyltransferase: MSPTIRRAVIPAAGLGSRLLPLTKAIPKEMLPVGDKPVVEHTVRELVDSGITDITIVVSGGKSLIQDHFRPNPALVEQLREDGKTAYADAVEEVAELARQGHITYLDQYGPYGNGTPVLNAARAFGDEPVLVLWPDDVFVAEVPRAQQLIRAYEQTGCPVLALLPMDPTESQRYGVPIVKEDLGDGQLRITGLVEKPEPAAAPSAYAAIGGYVVTPGIIDELREQTRRWYEHRTGEVYLTDAINAYAATRAVYGQVIKGRWYDTGNPADYLVAQMAFALAHQEYGPVLRGLVNGLDAPEG; the protein is encoded by the coding sequence ATGTCCCCGACGATTCGCAGGGCTGTGATCCCCGCCGCCGGCCTCGGTTCCCGTCTGCTGCCCCTCACCAAGGCGATTCCGAAGGAGATGCTGCCGGTCGGCGACAAGCCGGTCGTCGAGCACACCGTGCGTGAGCTGGTGGACTCCGGCATCACGGACATCACCATCGTGGTCTCCGGCGGAAAGAGCCTCATCCAGGACCACTTCCGGCCCAACCCCGCCCTCGTCGAGCAGCTGCGCGAGGACGGCAAGACGGCCTACGCGGACGCGGTCGAGGAGGTCGCGGAGCTTGCCCGCCAGGGCCACATCACCTATCTGGACCAGTACGGCCCGTACGGCAACGGCACCCCGGTGCTGAACGCCGCCCGCGCCTTCGGCGACGAGCCGGTGCTGGTGCTCTGGCCCGACGACGTCTTCGTGGCCGAGGTCCCCCGCGCCCAGCAGCTGATCCGCGCCTACGAACAGACCGGCTGCCCGGTGCTGGCCCTCCTGCCGATGGACCCCACCGAGTCCCAGCGCTACGGCGTGCCCATCGTCAAGGAGGACCTCGGCGACGGCCAGCTGCGCATCACCGGCCTGGTCGAGAAGCCCGAGCCCGCCGCCGCCCCCTCGGCCTACGCGGCCATCGGCGGTTACGTCGTCACCCCCGGCATCATCGACGAACTGCGCGAGCAGACCCGGCGCTGGTACGAGCACCGGACCGGCGAGGTCTACCTGACCGACGCCATCAACGCCTACGCGGCGACCCGCGCGGTGTACGGGCAGGTCATCAAGGGCCGCTGGTACGACACCGGCAACCCGGCCGACTACCTGGTCGCCCAGATGGCCTTCGCCCTCGCCCACCAGGAGTACGGCCCCGTCCTGCGCGGCCTGGTGAACGGCCTCGACGCCCCCGAGGGCTGA